The DNA region CAAGTTAGCCTCTGCGACTGAAACAGCAGCTCAAAAATCAGCAGAAGGAGAAGTTCAAGAAAAAGGATACAAAGCAACAGCTCCAAGTCTAGTAAAGTTAGCAGATAAAGCTTACTATTTGGTCTCCCTAAAAGATGATGCTGGTTTGGTAAAATCTTATGCTTTGGTTGATGCGGAAGACTATCAACAGGTATTAGTCAATAATGATATTGCAACCTTGATTTCACAAGTATCCGGTGTAGATGCTTCTAGTCTTACTGGTTTGGCAAATACCTCTAATGGAGAAGGAACTGAACAGACTGAAAACATTACAGGAAAGGTAGAAGCTTTGGGAAGTCAGATGATTGGTGGATCAACTATCTATTATATCCAATCAGGAGGTAAGATTTATAAGGTCAAAGCAACAGAAGACAGCATAGACCAATTGCCATTTATTAAAGTGGGAGACAGGTTTGCCGGCCAATTGGATAAGAAAAACTATCTTAAAAACTTTACGATTATCCGTGAATAAGAAAGGAAGCTGGATTTTAATCTGGCTTCTTTATCCTATTTCATGGTTTATAGTAAGCACATCTTGACACGGTGGATGATTTCTTCTGTAATTTAGTTTACATATCGGGTTTGATGAGAAAAAACTTGTGGAAGATATTTACTCTATCTCCCTCCACACTTGTTTTCTTTTATCCGCCACTTTTCATGCGTATCAGCTGTGTTTATGGTATAATATGAAGGTGCGATTCTTTGGAACTCAAACGAACAATAGCCATCAGTTTTGGTTTCGCTGAGTATCGTTATTTTTACTAAAAAGGAGTAATTTGTGAATTTATTTAGAAAGAAACAAGCAGCGGCTCAAAGTAGCCAGATGCGTCGTCATCTGGGGTTAATAGATTTGGTATTACTAGGGATCGGTTCTATGGTTGGAACAGGGATTTTCACCGTGACTGGTCTAGCAGCGGCTCAGTATGCAGGACCAGCTCTGGTTATTTCTATTGTCATTGCAGCAATTTCTGTTGGGCTTACAGCGCTGTTTTATGCGGAGTTTGCTTCTCGTATCCCGACGAATGGGGGGGCTTATGGATACCTTTATGCTGTTTTCGGTGAATTTCCTGCCTGGATAGCTGGTTGGTTGACCATTATGGAGTTTTTGACAGCAGTATCTAGTGTTGCATCTGGTTGGGGGTCTTATCTAAAAGGTCTTTTGGCTAACTTTGGCCTTGCTATGCCAACAGCTTTAAATGGAACCTTCAACCCACAAGCAGGAACCTATATTGACCTCCTACCAGTATTGGTCCTAATCTTTGTAGTTGGAGTAGTTTTGCTTAATTCCAAGGCGGCTCTTCGCTTCAATTCAGCTTTAGTTGTTTTGAAATTCTCTGCTTTGGCTCTCTTTGTTTTAGCCGGTATCTTTTTTATAAAAGCTGAAAATTGGTCTAATTTTGCTCCATTTGGCTTTGGTGCAATCTACGGAGGAAAAGCTGGAATCATGGCTGGTGCTTCGTTGATGTTCTTTGCCTTTCTTGGTTTTGAATCTATTTCATTGGCGATTGATGAGGTCAAACGACCAGAGAAAAATGTTCCTAAGGGTGTTGTATTATCCTTATCCATTGTAACTATTCTTTATATTGTTGTGACGCTAGTCTTGACAGGTATGGTTCATTACACTAAGCTTGATGTCGCTGATGCAGTTGCCTTTGCTCTTCGTGAAGTTGGCTTAGGCTGGGCAGCGAGCTATGTGTCTGTTGTAGCCATCTTGACATTGATTACTGTATGTATTTCAATGACCTATGCACTTTCTCGTATGGTTTATTCTATCAGTCGAGATGGTCTTTTGCCAAAATCACTGAGTCAGTTGACACAAACGAGCAAGGTTCCAAAAAATGCGACTATTTTAGTTGGAATCTTTGCAGCTATCTGTGCAGGAGTTTTTCCACTGGCAAGTATCGCTTCCTTCCTAAACATCTGCACTCTGGCTTATCTCATCATGTTGGCTCTTGGCATCATCCGCTTGCGTCAAGTGGAAGGTCTACCTAAGCAGGGACAATTTAAGACACCGCTGGTACCTCTCTTACCGATTTTGTCTATCGTCATCTGTCTTTCTTTCATGTTTCAATATGATTTGAACACATGGATGGCATTTGGTTTTGCTTTGGTCGTTGGGATACTTATTTATATCCTTTATGGTTACAAGCATTCGGAAGCTAAGTGATGCAACTCCCAGTGTTGAATAACTAAAAAGACTGTCAGCTATTTTCAGTAGCGAACAGTCTTTTTAGTTATTCTATTTTCTTTACCGCAAAAATGAGTTGTAGCGGTGTTTTATTTTGCTTTATTTTTGAAATAGAGATCGTAAATCAGCCAAGCGATCATCACACCTTGTACAAGAAGACTAATAACAGAACCTTCCACTCCAAACTGCCCACCGGATAGCCACTCAGGACCTTTGGTATTGACTTCCAAAAAGGCTGCACCAGTATCCGATCCGCTAACTGGAAAGGCAAAGACATTCCCTTGGAAACAATTCCAAGCAGCGTGAATACCACTGATAACCCAGATATTACCTGTTTTTAGCATGATTAGGCAGGTTAGAACCCCAAATAAGAACAGATCCACTAGGGAGATGAAGGAGATAGCGTTGTTACCGAGGTGTATAGCAGCGAAAAAGAGTGAGGAGGCTATTATTCCGACAGGGATATTATGTTTGGCTGAAAGGGATGGAAACATCCAACCGCGAACGAGGATCTCTTCTGTCGTACCTTGGATAGACCAAGCTATCATGATGATGAGGAATTGGGCGAGAAGAGTCGGAGTAAAGTTGACCTTACTGATGGTAACAGCACCGACTGCCATGAGTAAGAAGGTACAGGTTATCAGCATAGCCGCTCCAATTCCCCAGCCTTTAAGAAAGTCACGAGAAGCTCCCTTTTTTCGGAATCCTAGTCCTAGCCAGGGACTTCTTTCAATGGCTCTCGCCCAAAGTAGAACTGCTAGGCTGATAAAGATAAAGCTAAATAATTCGAGAACATGACCCGTAAATGCGCTAGACGGTAGCAATCTTCTTATAGGAGTAAATACCATGCTACCGACAGTTTCGCCGATAATGAGTAAGATGAATCCTACGATTGGTGAGAAAATCAAGTTGAGATTAAAGTACGACTTATTTTTTTCATGTATAAATTCTGCTTTCATTCGTTTTTCCTTTCAGATACAATTTAAACTAGTCTACCATATTTTCTTTTGAAACACTAGTTTGCTGCTAGAGTGCAAAATAAAAATCAAGGAAAAACGATAAAATAAAGTGGAAGATAGAATGGAGATTTGTCAGAGCAAGCTCATATTCATCGTTTTGATTTTTCTAAGAATATGAGGAAATATGGTACAATAGTAAAAAAGGATGGAGGAAACAGATGCAAATGAACGAGTGGATTAAGCAATTTCAATTGGAAAACAATCACTTACTAGGTCCATTTTTTTATGGTACGCCTCTTGCTCTGCGTTTTGAGATTGGGCCATCTGGTGAGATGTCTCATCCACTTTACCTGGATAGAGCTTATGAGCGAGCAATAAGACTTTTGGAACAGGCTAGCTCTAATTATGATTACTTACTGTTATCTTTATTGCGGGAGGAAGATAGAAATGTGGAGGTCTCTCTTCGGCATTTTACATCAAGGTTTGGCTTTGAGGCACCACCTCAGCCAGAACTGTTTGAGATAGTGGGTCCAGTGGGAGAACTGCTCATCTTTGAACGCTACCTTTTTCCAATCTCCACTCAAAACCTAAAAGATATAATCAAAGAAATTGTTTGGGCAGATTTTGGTGGTTTTGCCTATCTATCAGCATCTGTCCTCTTGCTTTCGACTTGTGATAATGTCATCTACCATTGCTATGATGATAGGGGAGTTGATATTGCAGTGCTAAATCATCAAAAGCGTCACGAGCTTTTTCATGGTTGTCATGATCTGCTCTTTGATTATGATATGGAGGAAATGATGAGAAGGATGGATAGCAATATGTGAAGGGTGAGATTCAAGTTTTTGAGGGTCTAGTTTGGAGCGCTGCCTGCTGTCTTATCTAGCAGTATTAGAAAATAGAACAGCTGGTTTACTCTATCAAGAACTAGGATATTTTAATATAAGCAGAGCAGGCTAAGATTGAATGTGCTAAAGCTCATTTTAGGGCATTGAAGGAGCAGGAGTTGATAGCTGATGACCGAATTTACGATGTAGTTGACTCCTATGAGAAACTTCTTGAGATAGTGAAAGGATAGGATGAACTGGTACCAAGCGTACTACTAGAACATTTGGTTTTCGACAGTCTTTAGACATACAGTTCATACCCTTTGAAAGTCAAACTTGGATTTTGTTAACTCGGTCTGGCGCATTTCTATTCTATCAGTACCCGTTCTCCATTTTATTTGAATTTTTGCTATCTATATTATGTAATTATTCATCGGAAAGCGCTATCGTTTTTAATGAAGATGGAGATAGTGTGTTAAGACCAAACTTAAATAGACTAAATATCGAATGGAAAAACGGATTAAAATGGGGTACACCAGATGGTAATATGCTGGTTCATATACTGTAA from Streptococcus ruminantium includes:
- a CDS encoding CPBP family intramembrane glutamic endopeptidase: MKAEFIHEKNKSYFNLNLIFSPIVGFILLIIGETVGSMVFTPIRRLLPSSAFTGHVLELFSFIFISLAVLLWARAIERSPWLGLGFRKKGASRDFLKGWGIGAAMLITCTFLLMAVGAVTISKVNFTPTLLAQFLIIMIAWSIQGTTEEILVRGWMFPSLSAKHNIPVGIIASSLFFAAIHLGNNAISFISLVDLFLFGVLTCLIMLKTGNIWVISGIHAAWNCFQGNVFAFPVSGSDTGAAFLEVNTKGPEWLSGGQFGVEGSVISLLVQGVMIAWLIYDLYFKNKAK
- a CDS encoding amino acid permease → MNLFRKKQAAAQSSQMRRHLGLIDLVLLGIGSMVGTGIFTVTGLAAAQYAGPALVISIVIAAISVGLTALFYAEFASRIPTNGGAYGYLYAVFGEFPAWIAGWLTIMEFLTAVSSVASGWGSYLKGLLANFGLAMPTALNGTFNPQAGTYIDLLPVLVLIFVVGVVLLNSKAALRFNSALVVLKFSALALFVLAGIFFIKAENWSNFAPFGFGAIYGGKAGIMAGASLMFFAFLGFESISLAIDEVKRPEKNVPKGVVLSLSIVTILYIVVTLVLTGMVHYTKLDVADAVAFALREVGLGWAASYVSVVAILTLITVCISMTYALSRMVYSISRDGLLPKSLSQLTQTSKVPKNATILVGIFAAICAGVFPLASIASFLNICTLAYLIMLALGIIRLRQVEGLPKQGQFKTPLVPLLPILSIVICLSFMFQYDLNTWMAFGFALVVGILIYILYGYKHSEAK
- a CDS encoding DUF3885 domain-containing protein produces the protein MNEWIKQFQLENNHLLGPFFYGTPLALRFEIGPSGEMSHPLYLDRAYERAIRLLEQASSNYDYLLLSLLREEDRNVEVSLRHFTSRFGFEAPPQPELFEIVGPVGELLIFERYLFPISTQNLKDIIKEIVWADFGGFAYLSASVLLLSTCDNVIYHCYDDRGVDIAVLNHQKRHELFHGCHDLLFDYDMEEMMRRMDSNM